From one Pseudomonas sp. S35 genomic stretch:
- a CDS encoding DUF3565 domain-containing protein, which yields METALLAAIVMGRDLLHKNEERTSLNKDLPESEQNPDRRDQSRVTIIGFHLDEEGHWVAELSCGHTQHLRHLPPWQSRAWVLDPVQRLEKIGQPFACGWCAQAPNNDNLGA from the coding sequence ATGGAGACAGCCTTGTTAGCGGCGATCGTCATGGGGCGAGACCTTTTGCATAAGAATGAAGAACGGACAAGTCTAAACAAGGATTTGCCCGAAAGCGAACAGAACCCGGACAGACGGGACCAATCCAGGGTCACGATCATCGGTTTTCATCTGGACGAAGAAGGGCACTGGGTGGCCGAGCTGTCCTGCGGCCACACCCAGCACCTGCGGCACCTGCCGCCTTGGCAGTCTCGCGCCTGGGTACTCGACCCCGTGCAGCGCCTGGAAAAAATAGGCCAACCCTTTGCCTGCGGCTGGTGTGCGCAAGCGCCGAATAACGATAACCTTGGCGCCTGA
- a CDS encoding peptidylprolyl isomerase — translation MTIAANKAVSIDYTLTNDAGEVIDSSAGGAPLVYLQGAGNIIPGLEKALEGKAVGDELTVAVEPEDAYGEYSAELVSTLSRSMFEGVDELEVGMQFHASAPDGQMQIVTIRDLDGDDVTVDGNHPLAGQRLNFQVKIVAIRDASQEEVAHGHVHGEGGHQH, via the coding sequence ATGACGATCGCCGCTAACAAGGCTGTCTCCATCGACTATACCCTGACCAACGACGCTGGTGAGGTCATCGACAGCTCCGCCGGCGGCGCGCCGCTGGTCTACCTGCAAGGCGCAGGTAACATCATCCCAGGCCTGGAAAAGGCGCTGGAAGGCAAGGCAGTTGGTGATGAACTGACTGTTGCCGTAGAACCTGAAGATGCCTACGGCGAATACTCGGCTGAACTGGTCAGTACCCTGAGCCGCAGCATGTTCGAAGGCGTTGATGAGCTGGAAGTGGGCATGCAGTTCCACGCTTCCGCGCCGGACGGCCAAATGCAGATCGTGACCATTCGTGATCTGGACGGCGACGACGTAACCGTCGACGGCAACCACCCTCTGGCGGGCCAGCGCCTGAACTTCCAAGTGAAGATCGTTGCCATCCGCGACGCTTCCCAGGAAGAAGTGGCTCACGGCCACGTCCACGGTGAAGGCGGTCATCAGCACTGA
- the rpsT gene encoding 30S ribosomal protein S20 translates to MANTPSAKKRAKQAEKRRSHNASLRSMVRTYIKNVVKAIDTKDAEKAQAAYVLAVPVIDRMADKGIIHKNKAARHKSRLNGHIKALSVPAAA, encoded by the coding sequence GTGGCCAACACACCTTCCGCCAAAAAACGTGCAAAACAGGCTGAGAAGCGTCGCAGCCACAACGCCAGCCTGCGTTCCATGGTTCGTACCTACATCAAGAATGTAGTTAAAGCCATCGACACCAAAGACGCTGAAAAAGCTCAAGCAGCTTACGTTCTGGCTGTGCCAGTTATCGACCGTATGGCCGATAAAGGCATCATCCACAAGAACAAGGCCGCTCGCCATAAGAGCCGCCTGAACGGCCACATCAAGGCTCTGAGCGTTCCTGCTGCAGCCTAA
- the murJ gene encoding murein biosynthesis integral membrane protein MurJ, translating to MNLLKSLAAVSSITMISRVLGFVRDTLLARIFGASMATDAFFIAFKLPNLLRRIFAEGAFSQAFVPILAEYKTQQGEEATRTFIAYVSGLLTLVLMLVTILGMLAAPWVIWATAPGFANTPEKFALTTDLLRVTFPYILLISLSSLAGAILNTWNRFSVPAFVPTLLNVSMIIFALFLTPYFDPPVMALGWAVLAGGLAQLLYQLPHLKKIGMLVLPRLNLKDTGVWRVMRNMLPAILGVSVSQISLIINTAFASLLVSGSVSWMYYADRLMELPSGVLGVALGTILLPTLARTYASKDRQEYSRILDWGLRLCFVLVLPCALALGILAEPLTVSLFQYGQFDAHDALMTQHALVAYSVGLLGIIVIKVLAPGFYAQQNIRTPVKIAIFTLIVTQLLNLVFIGPLAHAGLALAISAGACINAGLLFYQLRKQQMFQPQPGWGMFALKLLVAVAMMSAVLLGLMHFMPAWDEGHMLERFMRLGVLVVVGVVVYFGMLLLQGFRLRDFNRKSLS from the coding sequence ATGAATCTGCTCAAATCGTTGGCCGCCGTCAGCTCTATCACGATGATCTCCCGGGTTTTGGGGTTCGTGCGTGACACCCTGCTGGCGCGTATTTTTGGCGCCAGCATGGCCACGGATGCCTTTTTTATTGCGTTTAAACTGCCCAATCTGCTGCGCAGGATCTTCGCTGAAGGCGCTTTTTCCCAAGCGTTCGTGCCGATCTTGGCCGAATACAAGACTCAGCAGGGCGAGGAAGCCACCCGCACCTTTATTGCCTACGTTTCGGGCCTGCTGACCCTGGTGTTGATGCTGGTGACCATCCTCGGCATGCTCGCCGCACCCTGGGTGATCTGGGCCACTGCCCCCGGTTTTGCCAACACCCCGGAAAAATTTGCGCTGACCACTGATCTGCTGCGAGTGACCTTTCCTTATATATTGCTGATTTCCCTGTCGTCCCTGGCCGGGGCGATCCTCAATACGTGGAATCGGTTTTCGGTCCCTGCGTTTGTGCCGACGCTGCTTAACGTCAGCATGATCATTTTTGCGTTGTTCCTCACGCCGTACTTCGATCCTCCGGTCATGGCGCTCGGCTGGGCGGTACTGGCCGGTGGCCTGGCGCAATTGCTCTATCAACTGCCGCACCTGAAAAAGATCGGCATGCTCGTACTGCCGCGCCTGAACCTCAAGGACACCGGCGTCTGGCGCGTGATGCGCAATATGCTGCCGGCGATCCTGGGCGTATCGGTCAGTCAGATTTCCCTGATCATCAACACCGCGTTTGCCTCGCTGCTGGTATCGGGCTCGGTGTCGTGGATGTATTACGCTGATCGTCTGATGGAGTTGCCGTCTGGCGTACTGGGCGTAGCCCTCGGCACGATTTTGCTGCCAACCCTGGCCCGTACCTACGCGAGCAAGGACCGCCAGGAATACTCGCGCATCCTCGATTGGGGCCTGCGCCTGTGCTTCGTGCTGGTGTTGCCGTGCGCCCTGGCCCTGGGAATCCTGGCCGAGCCGCTGACAGTGTCGCTGTTCCAATACGGGCAGTTCGACGCCCATGACGCCTTGATGACGCAGCATGCGCTGGTTGCCTACTCCGTAGGCCTGCTGGGGATTATCGTGATCAAGGTGCTGGCGCCGGGGTTCTACGCGCAGCAGAACATCCGTACGCCGGTGAAAATCGCGATCTTCACGCTGATCGTCACGCAATTGCTCAACCTGGTGTTTATCGGCCCGCTGGCCCACGCCGGCCTCGCCCTGGCAATCAGTGCCGGTGCGTGTATCAACGCCGGCCTGCTGTTTTATCAGCTGCGCAAACAGCAAATGTTTCAGCCACAGCCGGGTTGGGGCATGTTTGCGCTCAAGCTGCTGGTGGCGGTTGCGATGATGTCTGCGGTATTGCTCGGCCTGATGCACTTTATGCCTGCCTGGGACGAAGGCCATATGCTGGAGCGCTTCATGCGCCTTGGCGTGCTGGTAGTCGTCGGCGTGGTGGTGTACTTCGGGATGTTGCTGCTGCAGGGTTTCCGCCTGCGGGATTTCAATCGCAAGTCGTTGAGTTAG
- the ribF gene encoding bifunctional riboflavin kinase/FAD synthetase, producing MQLVRGLHNLRPQHRGCVATIGNFDGVHRGHQAILARLRERAVELGVPSCVVIFEPQPREYFTPQTAPARLARLRDKLQLLAEEGVDRVLCLAFNQRLQSLSAAEFVDRILVDGLGVQHLEVGDDFRFGCDRVGDFEFLQHAGISQGFTVEAAQTVELDGLRVSSTQVRNALAAADFALAERLLGRPFRIAGRVLHGQKLARQLGTPTANVQLKRRRVPLTGVYLVSVDIDGQPSPGVANIGVRPTVAGDGKAHLEVHLLDFAGDLYDRRLTVVFHQKLREEQRFASLEALKTAINADVAAARALAAPSAHR from the coding sequence ATGCAGCTGGTTCGAGGTCTCCACAACCTGCGCCCCCAGCATCGGGGCTGCGTCGCCACTATTGGCAACTTTGACGGTGTTCACCGTGGCCACCAGGCTATCCTGGCGCGGCTGCGCGAGCGTGCGGTCGAGTTGGGCGTGCCCAGCTGCGTGGTGATTTTTGAGCCACAGCCGCGGGAATATTTCACCCCGCAAACGGCGCCGGCCCGTCTGGCCCGCCTGCGGGACAAGCTGCAACTGCTGGCCGAAGAAGGTGTGGACCGCGTCCTCTGCCTGGCTTTCAACCAGCGTTTGCAAAGCCTCAGTGCCGCCGAGTTCGTCGACCGCATCCTGGTGGATGGCCTGGGTGTACAGCATCTGGAGGTCGGTGACGACTTTCGTTTTGGTTGCGACCGGGTTGGGGATTTCGAATTCCTGCAACACGCCGGTATCAGTCAGGGCTTTACCGTCGAAGCCGCGCAAACCGTCGAACTCGACGGCCTGCGCGTGAGCAGTACCCAGGTGCGTAACGCCCTGGCCGCTGCCGACTTCGCCTTGGCCGAGCGTTTGCTCGGTCGCCCGTTCCGCATTGCCGGACGGGTATTGCACGGCCAGAAGCTGGCGCGCCAACTGGGCACGCCAACTGCCAACGTGCAGCTCAAGCGCCGTCGTGTACCGCTGACCGGGGTTTACCTGGTGAGCGTCGACATCGACGGCCAGCCGTCGCCAGGAGTCGCCAACATAGGCGTCAGGCCCACGGTTGCAGGTGATGGCAAGGCCCACCTGGAAGTTCACCTTTTGGATTTTGCCGGTGATTTATACGACCGGCGTTTGACGGTGGTTTTCCACCAGAAGCTGCGTGAAGAGCAGCGTTTCGCCTCCCTTGAGGCGTTGAAAACGGCGATCAATGCGGATGTCGCCGCCGCCCGTGCACTAGCCGCACCTAGCGCCCATCGCTAA
- the ileS gene encoding isoleucine--tRNA ligase: MTDYKATLNLPDTAFPMKAGLPQREPQILQRWDSIGLYGKLREIGKDRPKFVLHDGPPYANGTIHIGHALNKILKDMILRSKTLSGFDAPYVPGWDCHGLPIEHKVEVTYGKNLGADKTRELCRAYAAEQIEGQKSEFIRLGVLGEWDNPYKTMNFKNEAGEIRALAEIVKGGFVFKGLKPVNWCFDCGSALAEAEVEYEDKKSSTIDVAFPIADDAKLAQAFGLASLSKPAAIVIWTTTPWTIPANQALNVHPEFTYALVDVGDRLLVLAEEMVEACLARYELQGSVIATTTGSALELINFRHPFYDRLSPVYLADYVELGSGTGVVHCSPAYGVDDFVICKKYGLVNDDIINPVQSNGVYVPSLEFFGGQFIFKADQPIIDKLREVGALMQTDTIKHSYMHCWRHKSPLIYRATAQWFIGMDKEPASGETLRNRAIKAIEDTKFVPAWGQARLHSMIANRPDWCISRQRNWGVPIPFFLNKESGELHPRTVELMEIVAQRVEQEGIEAWFKLDAAELLGDEAPQYDKISDTLDVWFDSGTTHWHVLRGSHPMGHETGPRADLYLEGSDQHRGWFHSSLLTGCAIDDHAPYRELLTHGFTVDETGRKMSKSLKNVIEPKKINDTLGADIMRLWVASTDYSGEIAVSDQILARSADAYRRIRNTARFLLSNLTGFNPATDILPAEDMLALDRWAVDRTLLLQRELQEHYGEYRFWNVYSKIHNFCVQELGGFYLDIIKDRQYTTGANSKARRSAQTALYHISEALVRWIAPILAFTADELWEYLPGERNESVMLNTWYEGLTELPADFELGREYWEGVMAVKVAVNKELEVQRAAKAVGGNLQAEVTLFAEESLTADLAKLSNELRFVLITSTASLAPFAQAPTDAVATEVPGLKLKVMKSAFAKCARCWHCREDVGVNPEHPEICGRCVDNISGEGEVRHYA, translated from the coding sequence ATGACCGACTATAAAGCCACGCTAAACCTTCCGGACACCGCCTTCCCAATGAAGGCCGGCCTGCCACAGCGCGAACCGCAGATCCTGCAGCGCTGGGACAGTATTGGCCTGTACGGAAAGTTGCGCGAAATTGGCAAGGATCGTCCGAAATTCGTCCTGCACGACGGCCCTCCTTATGCCAACGGCACGATTCACATCGGTCATGCGCTGAACAAGATTCTCAAGGACATGATCCTGCGCTCGAAAACCCTTTCGGGCTTCGACGCACCTTATGTCCCGGGCTGGGACTGCCACGGCCTGCCGATCGAACACAAGGTTGAAGTGACCTACGGCAAGAACCTGGGCGCCGATAAAACCCGCGAACTGTGCCGTGCCTACGCCGCCGAGCAGATCGAAGGGCAAAAGTCCGAGTTCATCCGCCTGGGTGTGCTGGGCGAGTGGGACAACCCCTACAAGACCATGAACTTCAAGAACGAGGCCGGTGAAATCCGCGCCTTGGCCGAGATCGTCAAGGGCGGCTTCGTGTTCAAGGGCCTCAAGCCTGTGAACTGGTGCTTCGACTGCGGCTCGGCCCTGGCCGAAGCCGAAGTCGAGTACGAAGACAAGAAGTCCTCGACCATCGACGTCGCGTTCCCGATTGCCGACGACGCCAAGCTGGCCCAGGCGTTCGGCCTGGCAAGCCTGAGCAAACCAGCTGCCATCGTGATCTGGACCACCACCCCGTGGACCATTCCCGCCAACCAGGCGCTGAACGTGCACCCGGAGTTCACCTACGCCTTGGTAGATGTGGGCGACCGCCTGCTGGTGCTGGCCGAGGAAATGGTCGAGGCGTGCCTGGCGCGTTACGAGCTGCAGGGTTCGGTCATCGCCACCACCACCGGCTCCGCGCTGGAACTGATCAACTTCCGCCACCCGTTCTATGACCGTCTGTCGCCGGTGTACCTGGCTGACTACGTCGAGCTGGGTTCGGGTACTGGCGTGGTTCACTGCTCGCCCGCCTATGGCGTGGACGACTTTGTGATCTGCAAGAAGTACGGCCTGGTTAACGATGACATCATCAACCCGGTGCAAAGCAACGGCGTGTACGTGCCGTCGCTGGAGTTCTTCGGCGGCCAGTTCATCTTCAAGGCCGACCAGCCGATCATCGACAAACTGCGTGAAGTCGGTGCGCTGATGCAAACCGACACCATCAAGCACAGCTACATGCACTGCTGGCGCCACAAGTCCCCACTGATCTACCGCGCCACCGCGCAGTGGTTCATCGGCATGGACAAAGAGCCCGCAAGCGGCGAGACCCTGCGCAACCGCGCGATCAAAGCCATCGAAGACACCAAGTTCGTCCCGGCCTGGGGCCAGGCGCGCCTGCACTCGATGATCGCCAATCGTCCGGACTGGTGCATCTCCCGCCAGCGTAACTGGGGCGTGCCGATCCCGTTCTTCCTGAACAAGGAAAGCGGCGAGCTGCACCCACGCACCGTCGAACTGATGGAAATCGTGGCCCAGCGCGTTGAACAGGAAGGCATCGAAGCCTGGTTCAAGCTCGACGCCGCTGAACTGCTGGGCGATGAAGCGCCGCAGTACGACAAGATCAGCGACACCCTCGACGTGTGGTTCGACTCGGGCACCACCCACTGGCACGTATTGCGCGGTTCGCACCCGATGGGCCACGAGACTGGCCCGCGTGCCGACCTGTACCTGGAAGGCTCGGACCAACACCGTGGCTGGTTCCACTCCTCGTTGCTGACTGGCTGCGCCATCGACGACCACGCTCCGTACCGCGAATTGCTGACCCACGGCTTCACCGTCGATGAGACGGGCCGCAAGATGTCCAAGTCGCTGAAAAACGTGATCGAGCCGAAGAAGATCAACGACACCCTGGGCGCCGACATCATGCGTCTGTGGGTTGCGTCGACCGACTACTCGGGCGAAATCGCCGTCTCGGACCAGATCCTGGCCCGCAGCGCCGATGCCTATCGTCGTATCCGTAATACCGCACGCTTCCTGTTGTCGAACCTGACCGGTTTCAACCCGGCCACCGACATCCTGCCGGCCGAGGACATGCTCGCCCTGGACCGTTGGGCCGTGGACCGTACCCTGTTGCTGCAGCGCGAGTTGCAGGAACACTACGGCGAATACCGCTTCTGGAACGTCTACTCGAAGATCCACAACTTCTGCGTGCAGGAGCTGGGTGGTTTCTACCTCGACATCATCAAGGACCGCCAGTACACCACCGGCGCCAACAGCAAGGCGCGCCGTTCGGCGCAGACTGCGCTGTACCACATCAGCGAAGCGCTGGTGCGCTGGATCGCGCCGATCCTGGCCTTCACCGCCGACGAACTGTGGGAATACCTGCCGGGCGAGCGTAACGAATCGGTGATGCTCAACACTTGGTACGAAGGCCTGACCGAACTGCCGGCTGACTTCGAACTGGGCCGCGAATACTGGGAAGGCGTGATGGCCGTCAAGGTTGCGGTAAACAAGGAGCTGGAAGTTCAGCGGGCAGCCAAGGCCGTCGGCGGCAACTTGCAGGCCGAAGTCACCCTGTTTGCCGAGGAAAGCTTGACCGCTGACCTGGCCAAGTTGAGTAACGAGCTGCGCTTCGTGCTGATCACCTCCACCGCGAGCCTGGCGCCATTCGCTCAAGCCCCGACTGATGCCGTGGCCACCGAAGTGCCGGGCCTCAAGCTTAAAGTGATGAAGTCCGCCTTTGCCAAGTGCGCCCGTTGCTGGCACTGCCGTGAAGATGTCGGCGTGAACCCGGAGCATCCGGAAATCTGCGGTCGTTGCGTCGACAACATCAGCGGTGAAGGCGAGGTTCGCCACTATGCCTAA
- the lspA gene encoding signal peptidase II, translating to MPNASRFGRLGLLVLSLLVLVIDQVSKAHFEGSLEMFQQIVVIPDYFSWTLAYNTGAAFSFLADGGGWQRWLFAVIALVVSAVLVVWLKRLGRDDTWLAVALALVLGGALGNLYDRIALGHVIDFILVHWQNRHYFPAFNFADSAITVGAIMLALDMFKSKKTGETVND from the coding sequence ATGCCTAACGCCAGCCGTTTCGGACGTCTGGGCTTGCTCGTATTGAGTCTGCTGGTGCTGGTCATTGACCAGGTCAGCAAGGCTCACTTCGAAGGCTCCCTGGAAATGTTCCAGCAAATCGTGGTGATCCCGGATTACTTCAGCTGGACCCTGGCCTACAACACCGGCGCCGCGTTCAGCTTCCTCGCTGATGGCGGTGGCTGGCAGCGCTGGCTGTTCGCCGTTATTGCGTTGGTGGTCAGTGCGGTGCTCGTCGTCTGGCTCAAGCGTCTGGGTCGCGATGACACCTGGCTGGCCGTCGCGTTGGCCCTGGTGCTGGGCGGCGCGTTGGGGAACCTGTACGACCGCATTGCCTTGGGCCATGTGATCGACTTTATCCTGGTGCATTGGCAGAACCGTCATTACTTCCCGGCGTTCAACTTCGCCGACAGCGCCATCACCGTCGGTGCAATCATGCTGGCGTTGGATATGTTCAAAAGTAAGAAAACCGGAGAGACCGTCAATGACTGA
- the fkpB gene encoding FKBP-type peptidyl-prolyl cis-trans isomerase, producing the protein MAEQRIGQNTEVTLHFALRLENGDTVDSTFDKAPATFKVGDGNLLPGFEAALFGFKAGDKRTLQILPENAFGQPNPQNVQIIPRSQFQDMDLSEGLLVIFNDAANTELPGVVKTFDDAQVTIDFNHPLAGKTLTFDVEIFDVKAL; encoded by the coding sequence TTGGCTGAGCAACGCATCGGCCAGAACACGGAAGTCACTTTGCATTTTGCACTGCGCCTGGAGAATGGCGACACGGTCGACAGTACGTTCGACAAAGCCCCGGCGACCTTCAAGGTCGGCGACGGCAACCTGCTGCCGGGTTTCGAAGCAGCCCTGTTCGGTTTCAAGGCCGGCGACAAGCGCACCCTGCAGATCCTGCCGGAAAACGCTTTTGGCCAGCCTAACCCACAAAACGTGCAGATCATCCCGCGTTCGCAGTTCCAGGATATGGACCTGTCGGAAGGCCTGCTGGTGATTTTCAATGATGCGGCGAATACCGAGTTGCCTGGCGTGGTAAAAACCTTCGATGACGCGCAAGTGACCATCGACTTCAACCATCCGTTGGCCGGTAAAACCTTGACGTTTGACGTTGAAATCTTCGACGTTAAAGCGCTCTAA
- the ispH gene encoding 4-hydroxy-3-methylbut-2-enyl diphosphate reductase — protein MQIKLANPRGFCAGVDRAIEIVNRALEVFGPPIYVRHEVVHNKFVVEDLRARGAIFVEELDQVPDDVIVIFSAHGVSQAVRTEAAGRGLKVFDATCPLVTKVHIEVARYSRDGRECILIGHAGHPEVEGTMGQYDASNGGAIYLVEDEKDVANLQVRNADRLAFVTQTTLSMDDTSRVIDALRSRFPAIGGPRKDDICYATQNRQDAVKQLANECDVVLVVGSPNSSNSNRLRELAERMATPAYLIDGAEDMQRSWFDGVERIGITAGASAPEVLVRGVIQQLHAWGATGADELAGREENITFSMPKELRVRSLL, from the coding sequence ATGCAAATCAAACTCGCCAACCCCCGTGGCTTCTGCGCCGGCGTGGACCGGGCGATCGAAATCGTCAATCGCGCCCTGGAAGTCTTCGGGCCGCCGATTTACGTGCGCCATGAAGTCGTTCATAACAAGTTCGTGGTCGAAGACCTGCGTGCACGTGGCGCGATCTTTGTCGAAGAGTTGGACCAGGTGCCGGACGACGTTATCGTTATCTTCAGTGCCCACGGCGTTTCCCAAGCCGTGCGTACCGAAGCGGCAGGTCGCGGCCTGAAGGTATTCGACGCGACGTGCCCGTTGGTCACCAAGGTCCATATCGAAGTTGCTCGCTACAGTCGTGACGGCCGTGAGTGCATCTTGATCGGGCATGCCGGACATCCGGAAGTCGAAGGCACCATGGGCCAGTACGATGCCAGCAATGGTGGCGCCATCTACCTGGTAGAAGACGAAAAGGACGTCGCCAACCTGCAGGTTCGTAATGCCGATCGTTTGGCGTTCGTGACCCAGACGACCTTATCCATGGACGATACCAGCCGCGTTATTGACGCGCTGCGCAGCCGGTTCCCGGCCATTGGCGGCCCGCGCAAGGACGACATCTGTTATGCCACGCAGAATCGCCAGGACGCGGTTAAGCAGTTGGCCAATGAATGCGATGTAGTGTTGGTGGTAGGTAGCCCTAACAGCTCAAACTCCAACCGCTTGCGCGAACTGGCTGAGCGCATGGCGACGCCGGCGTATCTGATCGACGGTGCCGAAGACATGCAGCGCAGCTGGTTCGATGGCGTCGAGCGTATCGGCATCACTGCAGGCGCTTCAGCCCCGGAAGTGCTGGTGCGTGGTGTCATCCAGCAACTGCACGCCTGGGGAGCCACTGGCGCCGACGAATTGGCCGGACGTGAGGAGAACATCACTTTCTCCATGCCCAAGGAGTTGCGGGTTCGCTCACTGCTCTGA
- a CDS encoding GspH/FimT family protein, which translates to MKQQGFTLIELLLALILSSVMAHLAVPSFKSLLESQQQRSAAQSLAGGLRFARTEAIARNRAVVIHARDNDWSQGWRVIVDVSGRGHLDDDNPVLLEHQGNGRVPIIGNGPVREQVRFSGLGEPVFSGGGFRAGTVHVCAAAPAQSLYQVVLAPSGRISLRSDKTEQALCRSYSGALALRAVSEPATPWAWRK; encoded by the coding sequence ATGAAACAACAAGGCTTCACGCTGATCGAGTTGTTGCTCGCTCTTATACTGAGCAGCGTCATGGCGCACTTGGCGGTGCCCAGCTTCAAAAGCCTTTTAGAATCGCAACAGCAGCGCAGCGCGGCACAATCGCTGGCCGGCGGGCTTCGTTTCGCCCGCACCGAAGCCATCGCGCGCAACCGAGCCGTGGTCATCCACGCACGCGATAACGACTGGAGCCAAGGCTGGCGGGTGATAGTGGATGTGAGCGGGCGCGGCCACCTGGACGATGACAACCCGGTATTGCTGGAGCACCAAGGCAACGGCCGCGTACCGATAATCGGCAATGGACCGGTCAGGGAACAGGTGCGCTTCAGCGGGTTAGGTGAACCGGTATTTTCAGGAGGGGGTTTTCGTGCCGGTACGGTGCATGTGTGCGCCGCGGCCCCGGCACAAAGCCTGTACCAGGTAGTGCTGGCCCCCAGTGGACGCATCAGCCTGCGCAGCGATAAAACCGAGCAGGCGCTGTGCCGGAGCTACTCCGGCGCCCTGGCACTCAGAGCAGTGAGCGAACCCGCAACTCCTTGGGCATGGAGAAAGTGA
- the pilV gene encoding type IV pilus modification protein PilV has product MPRNLNTCSCYPLLRLQTGMTLIEVLVAVLILAVGLLGAAVLQLNSLKHTDNSRMISQASFIAYDVLDRIRANSGADYSWGGADRVLAIPATASVRDLDLHDFEANILGFAGEGAKGSVTVSASEVTVSISWDDRRAANTPGTRETFTLTSRIDRASGGMQ; this is encoded by the coding sequence ATGCCCCGCAACCTGAACACTTGTTCCTGCTACCCGTTACTCCGGCTCCAGACCGGCATGACGCTGATCGAGGTGCTTGTGGCGGTACTGATTCTCGCTGTCGGCCTACTAGGTGCGGCAGTACTTCAGCTCAATTCGCTCAAGCACACCGACAATTCGAGGATGATCAGCCAGGCCAGTTTCATCGCCTACGATGTGCTCGACCGAATCCGCGCCAACTCTGGCGCCGACTATTCATGGGGTGGAGCTGATCGAGTCCTGGCCATTCCTGCCACCGCCAGCGTACGCGACCTGGACTTGCACGATTTCGAAGCCAATATCCTTGGCTTTGCAGGGGAGGGCGCCAAGGGATCGGTGACTGTCAGTGCAAGCGAAGTAACTGTGAGTATCAGTTGGGATGACCGCCGGGCGGCCAATACCCCTGGCACGCGGGAAACCTTCACGCTGACCAGCCGTATCGACAGGGCGTCAGGTGGTATGCAATGA
- a CDS encoding prepilin-type N-terminal cleavage/methylation domain-containing protein: MRPLVRGFSLVELLLALTLGLVVVLGGSQVMMSSRATHASQQAAMLLQDDARFVLGKMIQDIRQAGMFGCLATAFIHNAPPAFGRPVGWSAAGGSKSLTLVTADVGGEVGRPDWTVLSDCTTAAQAYPGSLPASAPGQIRFAIRQLTYTFESGQLKVSTPAMPAKAVLVDNVRAFDLSFGVAARSESTQVVRYDEAPADETLIRSVRVRMTLQDPAGRVKDQTYNVVATLRNRQG; this comes from the coding sequence ATGAGGCCGCTGGTTCGAGGTTTCAGTTTGGTGGAGTTGCTGCTGGCGCTGACGCTCGGGCTGGTTGTGGTGCTCGGGGGCAGTCAGGTGATGATGAGTTCGCGAGCGACTCACGCCAGCCAGCAAGCGGCCATGCTGTTGCAGGATGATGCACGTTTTGTGTTGGGCAAGATGATCCAGGATATCCGTCAGGCGGGCATGTTTGGGTGTTTGGCCACGGCCTTTATCCACAACGCTCCTCCAGCCTTTGGGCGGCCTGTCGGGTGGAGTGCCGCAGGCGGATCGAAATCGCTGACGCTGGTCACTGCAGATGTTGGTGGCGAAGTCGGCAGGCCAGACTGGACGGTGCTGTCTGACTGCACAACGGCCGCCCAAGCCTATCCCGGCAGCTTGCCTGCGTCCGCGCCCGGGCAGATTCGGTTTGCGATACGCCAACTCACCTATACCTTCGAGTCGGGCCAGTTGAAGGTCAGCACACCTGCGATGCCGGCCAAGGCGGTGCTGGTGGATAACGTGCGGGCGTTTGACCTCAGTTTTGGCGTGGCTGCCAGGTCAGAGTCGACGCAGGTGGTGCGTTACGACGAAGCCCCGGCCGACGAGACGTTGATCCGCAGCGTGCGCGTTCGCATGACACTGCAAGACCCGGCGGGACGGGTAAAAGACCAAACTTACAACGTCGTGGCGACGCTGCGCAACCGTCAGGGGTAG